Proteins found in one Pyrus communis chromosome 15, drPyrComm1.1, whole genome shotgun sequence genomic segment:
- the LOC137717174 gene encoding uncharacterized protein: MSDLVNVKYCRAPTKLLYNEGLLYGFLSSDFYVIGNNGDCCSVIDSTISDCVLISSVSSSVNVKLDESNYLGWHFQMELLLEGHSIIGFVDGSMPCPAQFCHESSGDSATKVQSNDYKKIKEARDLLSAAGVFFDDDDIIIITLNGLPAEFNIIRSMIRGHETVISLKDLRSQLLAEETLVETIPPSLVLSALMAQTNGLPSKNQSFSNSGGNCASSNSNAYKSFNQNGKGKNQFGNNFNPKYYNGKNFHSSPAPGILGTSPPRTQN, encoded by the exons ATGTCCGATCTAGTAAATGTCAAGTATTGTAGGGCACCAACCAAGCTCCTATACAATGAAGGATTATTGTACGGCTTTCTATCATCT GATTTCTACGTAATTGGCAACAATGGTGACTGCTGCTCAGTTATAGATTCTACAATCTCCGATTGCGTTTTGATTTCATCCGTCTCAAGCTCGGTAAATGTGAAATTGGATGAATCAAATTACTTGGGTTGGCATTTCCAGATGGAGTTGCTTCTTGAAGGACATAGCATAATTGGTTTTGTTGATGGTTCGATGCCTTGTCCTGCTCAGTTTTGTCATGAATCTTCTGGTGATTCTGCTACAAAGGTTCAATCTAATGACTACAAG AAAATTAAAGAAGCACGAGATTTGTTGTCTGCTGCTGGTGTAttttttgatgatgatgatataaTCATTATTACACTAAATGGTCTGCCTGCTGAGTTCAACATAATAAGATCTATGATTAGGGGCCATGAAACTGTGATATCATTAAAAGATCTTCGGTCTCAATTGCTTGCTGAAGAAACTCTGGTTGAAACTATTCCTCCATCACTAGTGTTATCTGCACTAATGGCACAAACCAATGGTCTGCCATCCAAGAATCAATCTTTTTCCAATTCTGGTGGAAATTGTGCTAGTTCTAATTCCAATGCATATAAGTCCTTTAATCAAAATGGTAAAGGAAAAAATCAGTTTGGAAACAACTTCAATCCGAAATATTATAATGGCAAGAATTTTCATTCAAGTCCGGCACCTGGCATTCTTGGTACATCACCACCAAGAACACAGAACTAG